The DNA segment TTTGGCGGCAGCGCCGCCACTGCCGGCACGCCGGCCCGGTTGAACGCCAGGGGAGGGGACTGGGGTCACACCAGGTGCGCCGCCGGCGCCGATCGCTGTGACCGACACCCGCCGGGGCCAGCGCCTGCAGCCGATCCACCGGCACGGTCACACCAGGTGCGCGAGCTCGACATGGCCATGTGACCGCCAGCGGCCCGGCCGCCAGGGTCACTCCTGGACGACATCGAGGACGCGGATCCGTGACCGACCGGCAACAAAAAAGCCCCCGAGGGGGCTTTTCTGCCGGCCGCAAGGGCTGCTTAGCGGGTCATTCCTGCTGTTTGCTGCTTCTCCTGCTGCCGCTGCTGCGCGAGCTGGCGGGCTGCCTCACGAGCCTGACCCAGAACGTGCGATACCGCGCCTTTCAGTTGCCGCTCCGCGCCTTCTCGACCTAGGACACTTTTGGTGGCCATGTCATTGAAGTCGCTCAAACCCTTCTCCAGCTCACCAGGGGCAAAGGTGGGGAAGACAGCATGTCCGCCCAGTTCCTTCGCTGCCGCTTCCGCCTTCATACGACCGGCGTTGATGCCTTGCGAATTGGGCTTGAGAGAACTGGCGTGGTCGTCGTCCCCAACGAAAAGGACCGGCTTGCCAGGAAACTTCTGCTGCAGTGCTGCGGCGACGTTTTTGAGATTTCCGGAGTCGAAGGCTGCGACGGTGGCGAACCCGAGACTTTCCGACGCGGTACTCATAGTTGCGTAACCCTCGCCAACGGCGATGACGGGCGCCTTCGCTAGCGCGTCCATCCCGCCGACAACATGGAAACAACCCTCCTTCCGACTGTCCTTCGGGAATCGCTTGCTGCCATCCTCGCGGATGTACTGCATCGTCCAGACCTTGCCGTCGATGTCCTGGGCCGGCACATAGGTTCGTTTGCCTTCTCGGTCGGTCAGAATCCCCTGGTGGATGGCGATCCCCTTCGCCTGCTGGTACTCGGTGAGGGCGGTAGGCGGTACAAGCGACCGAAGGTTGCGACTGACCGTAGCGGCCTTCTCCTCGTACTTCGCCTGCCGCTCTCGTTCGCGGGCCTGCAGTTTCTCGGCGGCCTCCGCATTGTGTTTGGCGCGTTCCTCGTCGGTCAGGCTGTAGCCCTTGCTCTTCCAGTTCTGCTTGATGCCGGTCTTGTGGTTCTGGATGAAGCCGGCCGGGTGCCCATCAAGGTGGCCAATGTAGACGCCACTCTTCTCGCCCGGCTTGTCGTTGACCAGGGCAACGCGATAGCGCTGGCCATCCATCTTGGGGAGTCCGTCCATCTTCAGGCCGGCATCGCGACAGGCCTGCTGAAACTCCTCCTGGGGGCTCATCTTCTGCTGCTCCGCCACGGCCTCTGGGGACCAGCGTTTCAGCTTCTCAGGGTCAGCGCCCTCGCCCGCGTACCAGCTGCCAGCGGTCTTGTCCCAGCGGGCGCCCAAGGCCTTGGCCGCCTCGCGCTCCCCATAAGGGACGGCGAGATACTGACGGGCTGCCTTCTCCGGGGCCGAAGTGACAGGCTGTTCCGGCTGGCCCGGCTCCAGTTCGGACCCCTTGTCCTGCTGAGGCGGCTGTCGCCACTTGCTGAACAAGGCAAGGTCTTGGCCTTCCGGCACATACCAGGAGGTCGCCTTACCATCCCACTTCGCACCAAGCGCCTTGGCCTCGTTCTTCTCCTTGAACGGGACTGATAGGTAGGTCTTCTCGGTAGCCGGCTCTTTAGGGTCCATCGCTGCCTCCCGTCGCTGCCGCTCGGCCTTCTGCATTTGAATCGCTTCATCAAGCGCCTGCTGCTGCCACTCCGGCTCAGCTGTGTAGCCTTTACCGTGCAGGCCCTTACCGTGAACGAAGGTTTTGGCTTTGCCATCCTCGTTGAGCTGGGTGGTAATACCAGTGTGCTGGTCGTTCTGATCGGTGTAGCGGATCAGGAAGGTTCCCGGCAGCTCATTACGCGCGAGAGCCTTACCCTCGCCCAGTTCGATGGACGCCTTCAAGCCGTTACTGGCTGCGTGCTGCTGAAGGTTTCCCCAGCTTTCAACGGGGTTGGAGCCGGGCAGCGCCATGCTCTGGGCAAGCTCCAACCGGGCATCCACACGAGCCAGCTCCAGGCCGGCGAGTCGCTTATCCCTGTCTTCCACGTTCGTCTGCGCGTGAGCGTCGATCAATAGCAGGCGGTCAGCAAACTTGACGGCATCGGCCGGACGGTTGAAATCGGCCAGGGACTGATGCGTGCCGTCACTGTGTTGGACATACACCCCAAACAACT comes from the Pseudomonas furukawaii genome and includes:
- a CDS encoding zincin-like metallopeptidase domain-containing protein — translated: MSERQQRKPFHEVVADNLIEQLSKGTAPWQRPWAPGTPGTQLPHNPVTGKRYNGINILQLMSQGHSDPRWMTYNQAAAQGWQVRKGSKGTSVQYWKFTDEVEKTDEKGRPVLDDKGQPEKETVMLDRPRVFWATVFNAEQIDGIPERVVLEPTWNKHERAEAIIQASGAQVVHDQSDNAFYRVSTDKIHMPSKAQFPSADNYYATKFHELGHWTGHPSRLDRPVGQNPFGSEEYAKEELRAEIASMILGDELGLGHDPGQHVAYVKSWIKVLQDDPMEIFRAAADAERIQKFVLGFEQQQTQNQGQGQAESVAALVAEKSPLQQLTDLRARGVGLSEALEQSSIMSGPDSRLTEALQEVRGAAAFAGSVPGSAIELLREMSGEALGSSVLLPHDWNGVIQLKALVQDASGNIAWASDSPLEPQLFGVYVQHSDGTHQSLADFNRPADAVKFADRLLLIDAHAQTNVEDRDKRLAGLELARVDARLELAQSMALPGSNPVESWGNLQQHAASNGLKASIELGEGKALARNELPGTFLIRYTDQNDQHTGITTQLNEDGKAKTFVHGKGLHGKGYTAEPEWQQQALDEAIQMQKAERQRREAAMDPKEPATEKTYLSVPFKEKNEAKALGAKWDGKATSWYVPEGQDLALFSKWRQPPQQDKGSELEPGQPEQPVTSAPEKAARQYLAVPYGEREAAKALGARWDKTAGSWYAGEGADPEKLKRWSPEAVAEQQKMSPQEEFQQACRDAGLKMDGLPKMDGQRYRVALVNDKPGEKSGVYIGHLDGHPAGFIQNHKTGIKQNWKSKGYSLTDEERAKHNAEAAEKLQARERERQAKYEEKAATVSRNLRSLVPPTALTEYQQAKGIAIHQGILTDREGKRTYVPAQDIDGKVWTMQYIREDGSKRFPKDSRKEGCFHVVGGMDALAKAPVIAVGEGYATMSTASESLGFATVAAFDSGNLKNVAAALQQKFPGKPVLFVGDDDHASSLKPNSQGINAGRMKAEAAAKELGGHAVFPTFAPGELEKGLSDFNDMATKSVLGREGAERQLKGAVSHVLGQAREAARQLAQQRQQEKQQTAGMTR